Proteins found in one Cellulomonas palmilytica genomic segment:
- a CDS encoding malonic semialdehyde reductase, whose product MTTETATIDSLDFPTPAYAIGDDAADLLFRDARTVGAFTDEPVTDADLEAAYDLLKWGPTAMNITPLRLLVVRSDDAKARLAALAAEGNRDRILAAPVTLVVAADPAFHRHLPVLAPHRAAMVEGLEGQVATREAMARTNTHIQTGYLVTALRAAGLDAGPMGAFDAAGVDAEFFAESGWQSQLLVLVGHRDGVGTHHPRAARLTWDQVSATA is encoded by the coding sequence ATGACGACCGAGACCGCGACGATCGACTCCCTCGACTTCCCGACGCCCGCGTACGCGATCGGCGACGACGCCGCCGACCTGCTGTTCCGCGACGCCCGCACCGTCGGCGCGTTCACCGACGAGCCCGTGACCGACGCCGACCTCGAGGCGGCCTACGACCTGCTCAAGTGGGGTCCGACGGCGATGAACATCACGCCGCTGCGCCTGCTCGTCGTGCGCTCCGACGACGCCAAGGCCCGGCTCGCGGCGCTCGCCGCCGAGGGCAACCGCGACCGCATCCTCGCCGCGCCCGTCACGCTCGTCGTCGCCGCCGACCCGGCGTTCCACCGCCACCTGCCCGTGCTCGCGCCGCACCGCGCCGCGATGGTCGAAGGGCTCGAGGGCCAGGTCGCCACGCGCGAGGCCATGGCCCGCACCAACACGCACATCCAGACCGGCTACCTGGTGACCGCGCTGCGCGCCGCGGGCCTCGACGCCGGGCCGATGGGCGCGTTCGACGCCGCGGGCGTGGACGCCGAGTTCTTCGCCGAGAGCGGCTGGCAGTCGCAGCTGCTCGTGCTCGTCGGCCACCGCGACGGCGTGGGCACGCACCACCCGCGCGCCGCGCGCCTCACCTGGGACCAGGTCTCCGCGACCGCCTGA
- a CDS encoding sulfurtransferase, with translation MTNRATTDATTDATTDTTRAAVLVDAVTLAGELAGELTGDEPPVLLDVRWALGRTDGHEQYLAGHLPGAVYVDLDTELAAPPSAAAGRHPLPDVAALEAAARRWGVREGAPVVAYDASGGTSAARAWWLLRWAGVADVRLLDGGLAAWTAAGLSTEPGEVTPEPGDVVLAPGALPTIDADDAAAWSATGTLLDARAPERYAGEVEPVDPRAGHIPGAVSAPTAGNLAADGTFLPPDALTERFRALRARAGAPVAVYCGSGVTAAHQVAALASIGVEAALYPGSWSQWSSDPERPVATGT, from the coding sequence ATGACGAACAGGGCGACGACGGACGCGACGACGGACGCGACGACCGACACGACGCGTGCGGCCGTGCTGGTGGACGCGGTGACGCTCGCCGGTGAGCTCGCAGGGGAGCTCACGGGCGACGAGCCGCCCGTGCTGCTCGACGTGCGCTGGGCGCTGGGGCGCACGGACGGTCACGAGCAGTACCTCGCGGGCCACCTGCCCGGCGCGGTGTACGTGGACCTCGACACCGAGCTCGCGGCGCCGCCGAGCGCGGCGGCGGGCCGTCACCCGCTGCCCGACGTCGCGGCGCTCGAGGCCGCGGCGCGGCGCTGGGGCGTGCGCGAGGGCGCGCCGGTCGTCGCGTACGACGCGAGCGGTGGCACGTCCGCGGCGCGCGCGTGGTGGCTGCTGCGCTGGGCGGGGGTCGCGGACGTGCGGCTGCTCGACGGCGGGCTCGCGGCGTGGACCGCGGCGGGGCTGTCGACCGAGCCGGGCGAGGTCACGCCCGAGCCGGGCGACGTGGTGCTCGCACCGGGCGCGCTGCCGACGATCGACGCCGACGACGCCGCCGCGTGGTCGGCGACGGGCACGCTGCTCGACGCGCGCGCGCCCGAGCGGTACGCGGGGGAGGTCGAGCCGGTCGACCCGCGCGCGGGGCACATCCCCGGTGCGGTCAGCGCGCCGACCGCGGGGAACCTCGCGGCGGACGGCACGTTCCTGCCGCCGGACGCGCTGACCGAGCGGTTCCGCGCGCTGCGGGCGCGGGCGGGCGCGCCGGTCGCGGTGTACTGCGGCTCGGGGGTCACGGCGGCGCACCAGGTCGCGGCGCTCGCGAGCATCGGCGTCGAGGCGGCGCTGTACCCGGGCTCGTGGTCGCAGTGGTCGTCGGACCCGGAGCGCCCGGTCGCGACGGGCACCTGA
- the rimI gene encoding ribosomal protein S18-alanine N-acetyltransferase, whose translation MSTARTPLRLRPLTPDDVPAMDVLERTLFGAAAWSPASLAEEVVGPGRWYVGAQYGSGPLVGYAGLWFDGYDAQVMTIGTAVEHQGHGIGRVLLDALVARARELGAPSVLLEVRVDNEPALRLYQRAGFERLGLRRGYYQPENKDAWTMRLDLTQAPGEGSTATAGPGDETGDRA comes from the coding sequence ATGAGCACGGCCCGGACGCCGCTGCGGCTGCGGCCGCTCACCCCCGACGACGTCCCGGCGATGGACGTGCTCGAGCGCACGCTGTTCGGCGCGGCCGCGTGGTCGCCCGCGAGCCTCGCCGAGGAGGTCGTCGGCCCGGGGCGGTGGTACGTCGGCGCGCAGTACGGCAGCGGCCCGCTCGTCGGGTACGCGGGGCTGTGGTTCGACGGGTACGACGCGCAGGTCATGACGATCGGCACCGCGGTCGAGCACCAGGGCCACGGGATCGGTCGCGTGCTGCTCGACGCGCTCGTCGCCCGCGCGCGCGAGCTGGGGGCCCCGTCGGTGCTGCTCGAGGTGCGCGTCGACAACGAGCCCGCGCTGCGGCTGTACCAGCGGGCGGGATTCGAGCGCCTGGGCTTGCGCCGCGGGTACTACCAGCCGGAGAACAAGGACGCCTGGACCATGCGCCTCGACCTGACGCAGGCTCCGGGCGAGGGGTCTACCGCGACCGCGGGACCCGGCGACGAGACGGGGGATCGGGCATGA
- the tsaB gene encoding tRNA (adenosine(37)-N6)-threonylcarbamoyltransferase complex dimerization subunit type 1 TsaB gives MPLLALDTSSSVSVAVTDDTGTALARHRADLPRHHAELLAPLVAEALADAGVDRRELSAVVVGTGPAPFTGLRVGLVTARTLALALGVDALGVPSLDALAAAATRAVPVGAPLVVATDARRREVYWAAYRRDEAGALHTVVAPRVGPAGDVADEAAVAGGFVVGAGTHLYPDAFAHLTHVPDADDLDAAELVPLALARRAAGDALTTDPLYLRRPDAVPPAGSKRVLGG, from the coding sequence GTGCCCCTGCTCGCCCTCGACACGTCCTCGTCCGTCTCCGTCGCCGTCACGGACGACACCGGCACCGCGCTGGCCCGCCACCGCGCCGACCTGCCGCGCCACCACGCGGAGCTGCTCGCGCCATTGGTCGCCGAGGCGCTCGCCGACGCGGGCGTCGACCGTCGCGAGCTGTCCGCGGTCGTCGTCGGGACCGGTCCGGCGCCGTTCACGGGGCTGCGCGTCGGTCTGGTGACCGCCCGCACGCTCGCGCTCGCGCTCGGCGTGGACGCGCTCGGCGTCCCGAGCCTCGACGCGCTCGCCGCGGCCGCGACCCGCGCGGTCCCCGTGGGTGCGCCGCTCGTCGTCGCGACCGACGCGCGCCGCCGCGAGGTCTACTGGGCGGCGTACCGGCGCGACGAGGCCGGCGCGCTGCACACGGTCGTCGCACCGCGTGTCGGGCCGGCGGGCGACGTGGCCGACGAGGCCGCGGTGGCCGGGGGCTTCGTCGTCGGCGCGGGCACGCACCTGTACCCGGACGCGTTCGCGCACCTGACGCACGTGCCGGACGCCGACGACCTCGACGCGGCCGAGCTCGTGCCGCTCGCGCTCGCGCGCCGCGCCGCGGGCGACGCGCTGACGACCGACCCGCTGTACCTGCGCCGTCCCGACGCGGTGCCCCCGGCCGGCAGCAAGCGCGTCCTCGGTGGCTGA
- the alr gene encoding alanine racemase: MTFPARAVVDLSAIASNVRSLRAHAPTAQVMAVVKADAYGHGLVPSARAALAGGATWLGTAQMDEAIALRAAGISAPRVLTWLYAPGAPIARAIESDVDVSVSSAPALDEVVSAARLVGRTARVHLKVDTGLGRNGLTPDDLADLLPAALRAQAEGAVALVGIWSHLAFADEPDHATVRAQHDVFADAVRLAEAAGAALEVRHIANSAATLTSPQVHYDLVRPGIAVYGLSPVPQLGGPGEYGLVPAMTLEAELATVKRVPAGHGVSYAHQYVTPRATRLGVVPLGYADGIPRHASGAQDRLGGPIRVGDRTLGVAGRVCMDQVVVDLGPDATERAGDRVELFGTGADGGPTAQDWAVAAGTISYEIVTRLSGSVPREYVGLEVLDDEVSGQAAATAGGAR, encoded by the coding sequence GTGACCTTCCCCGCCCGAGCCGTCGTCGACCTGTCCGCCATCGCGTCCAACGTCCGCTCGCTGCGGGCGCACGCGCCCACCGCGCAGGTGATGGCGGTGGTGAAGGCGGACGCGTACGGGCACGGGCTCGTGCCGTCGGCGCGCGCGGCGCTCGCGGGCGGTGCGACGTGGCTCGGCACCGCGCAGATGGACGAGGCGATCGCGCTGCGCGCCGCGGGGATCAGCGCGCCACGCGTGCTCACGTGGCTGTACGCGCCGGGCGCCCCGATCGCCCGCGCGATCGAGTCCGACGTCGACGTGTCCGTCTCGTCGGCCCCCGCGCTCGACGAGGTCGTGTCCGCCGCCCGGCTCGTCGGCCGCACCGCGCGCGTGCACCTCAAGGTCGACACGGGCCTGGGACGCAACGGCCTGACGCCCGACGACCTCGCCGACCTGCTCCCCGCGGCGCTGCGCGCGCAGGCCGAGGGTGCCGTCGCGCTCGTCGGGATCTGGTCGCACCTCGCGTTCGCCGACGAGCCCGACCACGCCACGGTGCGCGCGCAGCACGACGTGTTCGCGGACGCGGTGCGGCTCGCGGAGGCCGCGGGCGCGGCGCTCGAGGTCCGGCACATCGCGAACTCCGCCGCGACCCTCACGTCGCCGCAGGTGCACTACGACCTCGTGCGGCCCGGCATCGCGGTGTACGGGCTGTCGCCCGTGCCGCAGCTCGGCGGCCCGGGCGAGTACGGGCTCGTCCCGGCGATGACGCTCGAGGCCGAGCTCGCGACCGTCAAGCGCGTCCCCGCCGGGCACGGCGTGTCCTACGCGCACCAGTACGTCACGCCGCGTGCCACGCGCCTCGGCGTCGTGCCGCTCGGGTACGCCGACGGCATCCCGCGGCACGCCTCGGGGGCGCAGGACCGGCTCGGCGGGCCGATCCGCGTCGGGGACCGCACGCTCGGCGTCGCCGGGCGCGTGTGCATGGACCAGGTGGTCGTCGACCTCGGGCCGGACGCGACCGAGCGGGCGGGGGACCGCGTCGAGCTGTTCGGCACGGGCGCCGACGGCGGCCCGACCGCGCAGGACTGGGCGGTGGCCGCCGGGACCATCTCGTACGAGATCGTCACGCGCCTGTCCGGCTCAGTGCCGCGCGAGTACGTGGGGCTCGAGGTGCTGGACGACGAGGTGTCCGGCCAGGCCGCCGCTACGGCGGGAGGCGCGCGATGA
- a CDS encoding bifunctional ADP-dependent NAD(P)H-hydrate dehydratase/NAD(P)H-hydrate epimerase produces MLLSWTSAQVRAAEAPLLAAGAPLMQRASFALAGAVARVLRERRGRVVGGSVVLLVGPGNNGGDALHAGAHLRARGVDVLALALAPRVHDEGRAALLAVGGRVLVVDEDGVEAAAARAARADVVLDGVLGIGARPGGLTGVAGALVARLSADDERAPAVPVVVAVDTPSGIGVDDGSAAGTVLRADRTVTFGAPKPGLLLPPATALAGEVEVVDIGLDLPDPPAVARLEDHDAAELWPVPTPAAHKYSRGVVGVVAGARRYPGAAVLATSAAVLAGVGMVRYLGDVADLVVARRPEVVVGPGRVQAWVFGPGVSPDDAAQRRRIEHAFEGVVNRGEPAVVDAGALELLPPHVPAHVVLTPHAGELARLLTDRGHRVDRAHVEAHPLHHARLAHELTGATVLLKGHVTLVVGPGGATYAQADAPAWLATAGAGDVLAGLLGAMLAARAADVVDDPSLTAALAAAAALVHGRAARTANPDGPVTARGIALALPETVRALLATGRATTARSAGPAGRGGRMGR; encoded by the coding sequence GTGCTGCTGTCCTGGACGTCCGCGCAGGTCCGCGCCGCGGAGGCGCCGCTGCTCGCGGCCGGTGCGCCGCTCATGCAGCGCGCGTCGTTCGCGCTCGCGGGCGCGGTGGCGCGCGTGCTGCGCGAGCGGCGCGGCCGGGTGGTCGGCGGGTCGGTCGTGCTGCTCGTCGGGCCGGGGAACAACGGCGGCGACGCCCTGCACGCGGGGGCGCACCTGCGGGCTCGGGGTGTGGACGTGCTGGCGCTCGCGCTCGCGCCGCGCGTGCACGACGAGGGTCGCGCGGCGCTGCTGGCGGTCGGCGGGCGCGTGCTCGTCGTCGACGAGGACGGCGTCGAGGCGGCCGCGGCGCGCGCGGCCCGCGCGGACGTGGTGCTCGACGGGGTCCTCGGCATCGGCGCACGCCCCGGTGGCCTGACGGGCGTCGCGGGGGCGCTCGTCGCGCGGCTGTCCGCGGACGACGAGCGTGCGCCCGCGGTCCCGGTCGTCGTCGCGGTCGACACGCCCTCGGGGATCGGCGTCGACGACGGGTCCGCGGCGGGGACCGTGCTGCGCGCCGACCGGACCGTGACGTTCGGCGCCCCCAAGCCCGGGCTGCTGCTGCCGCCCGCGACGGCGCTCGCGGGCGAGGTCGAGGTCGTCGACATCGGGCTCGACCTGCCGGACCCTCCCGCGGTCGCCCGCCTCGAGGACCACGACGCGGCCGAGCTGTGGCCGGTCCCGACCCCGGCTGCGCACAAGTACTCGCGCGGCGTCGTCGGCGTCGTCGCGGGCGCACGCCGGTACCCGGGTGCCGCGGTGCTCGCGACCTCGGCCGCGGTGCTCGCGGGCGTGGGGATGGTGCGGTACCTGGGCGACGTCGCGGACCTCGTCGTCGCGCGGCGGCCCGAGGTGGTCGTCGGGCCGGGCCGCGTGCAGGCGTGGGTGTTCGGACCGGGGGTGTCGCCCGACGACGCGGCGCAGCGACGGCGCATCGAGCACGCCTTCGAGGGCGTGGTGAACCGCGGCGAGCCCGCGGTCGTGGACGCCGGGGCGCTCGAGCTGCTCCCGCCGCACGTGCCCGCGCACGTCGTGCTCACGCCGCACGCGGGCGAGCTCGCGCGGCTGCTCACCGACCGCGGGCACCGCGTCGACCGCGCGCACGTCGAGGCGCACCCGCTGCACCACGCGCGGCTCGCGCACGAGCTCACCGGCGCGACCGTGCTGCTCAAGGGCCACGTGACGCTCGTCGTCGGACCCGGGGGCGCCACGTACGCGCAGGCCGACGCGCCCGCGTGGCTCGCGACCGCGGGCGCGGGCGACGTGCTCGCCGGGCTGCTGGGCGCGATGCTCGCGGCCCGCGCCGCGGACGTCGTCGACGACCCGTCGCTCACGGCGGCCCTCGCGGCCGCGGCGGCGCTCGTGCACGGGCGCGCGGCACGCACCGCGAACCCCGACGGCCCCGTCACGGCGCGCGGGATCGCGCTCGCGCTGCCCGAGACCGTGCGCGCGCTGCTCGCCACCGGCCGCGCGACGACCGCGCGCTCGGCCGGTCCGGCCGGTCGCGGTGGGAGGATGGGCCGGTGA
- a CDS encoding LLM class F420-dependent oxidoreductase gives MRFGLFIPQGWRQDLTGIDASEHWAVMSGLARYADEGDAFESIWVYDHFHAVPEPNGEATHEAWSLINAFAASTSRVRLGQMCTCMAYRNPAYLAKVATTADVISGGRVEMGIGAGWYEHEWRAYGYGFPTAGERIAMLDEGVQIFKQLWTNGVATFAGKHYQVDGAQLSPLPLQVDGPPLWIAGGGEKKTLRIAAEHAQYTNFDGTPEGFAHKSAVLAEHCAAIGRDLAEITRSANYNAVIGETEADVDDKIAWVEEHYALTVPAKAPGLAEDFRNGPLVGTPEQVVEKLTALRGLGLEYAITYFADAAYDRSSIELFADQVVPELR, from the coding sequence ATGCGCTTCGGACTCTTCATCCCCCAGGGCTGGCGGCAGGACCTCACGGGCATCGACGCCTCGGAGCACTGGGCGGTGATGAGCGGGCTCGCGCGGTACGCGGACGAGGGCGACGCGTTCGAGTCCATCTGGGTCTACGACCACTTCCACGCGGTGCCCGAGCCGAACGGCGAGGCGACGCACGAGGCGTGGAGCCTCATCAACGCGTTCGCGGCGAGCACCTCACGCGTGCGGCTCGGCCAGATGTGCACGTGCATGGCGTACCGCAACCCCGCCTACCTCGCGAAGGTCGCGACGACCGCCGACGTCATCTCGGGCGGTCGCGTCGAGATGGGCATCGGCGCCGGCTGGTACGAGCACGAGTGGCGCGCCTACGGGTACGGGTTCCCCACGGCGGGCGAGCGGATCGCGATGCTCGACGAGGGCGTGCAGATCTTCAAGCAGCTGTGGACGAACGGCGTCGCGACGTTCGCCGGCAAGCACTACCAGGTCGACGGCGCGCAGCTGTCGCCGCTGCCGCTGCAGGTCGACGGGCCGCCGCTGTGGATCGCGGGCGGCGGCGAGAAGAAGACGCTGCGGATCGCGGCCGAGCACGCGCAGTACACCAACTTCGACGGCACGCCCGAGGGGTTCGCGCACAAGTCGGCCGTGCTCGCCGAGCACTGCGCCGCGATCGGCCGCGACCTGGCCGAGATCACGCGCTCGGCCAACTACAACGCCGTCATCGGCGAGACCGAGGCGGACGTCGACGACAAGATCGCGTGGGTCGAGGAGCACTACGCGCTGACCGTGCCCGCCAAGGCGCCGGGACTCGCCGAGGACTTCCGCAACGGCCCGCTCGTCGGGACCCCCGAGCAGGTCGTCGAGAAGCTCACCGCGCTGCGCGGGCTCGGCCTCGAGTACGCCATCACGTACTTCGCGGACGCCGCGTACGACCGCTCGAGCATCGAGCTGTTCGCCGACCAGGTGGTCCCGGAGCTGCGCTGA
- a CDS encoding DEAD/DEAH box helicase: MTIETRDWPGAVDRPRPPRRAEVAALLADAHTEAARATALVGHVDDARAAVVGAFEAMRARRAEADLARVGVERVRDVTEGRLSLDGLAAHGLRTVADVLRVGTHGLQAVPGIGPQSAARIVAAADQIARAARESVQLRIDVDPSDRLATELLRAVRRWEELVADEALVPRLRAFAADVAREAAVAAPAAAGSWRRLFMGGARKAAADEAVARVSGLVAWARETGLERTAARVADATRHVVPPPALWADFERRSATYYALLAPLVDLREDVAAATGFLPSQIVERIEAQRLDESLLHASLRGYQAFGARFALVQRRVIIGDEMGLGKTVQAIAAAAHLVAGGATHVLVVAPASVVHSWVRELATHSALTALLLHGDQRDAAAAHWLAHGGVAVTTFSTLRRLTLDDAAPALLVVDEAHFVKNPDAKRSRAVARLAERSQRVLFLTGTPMEHTVDEFCALVRYLQPELADTIDPAAGVAGADAFRSAVAPVYLRRNLDDVLGELPPLVQVDEWEELGAVDGAAYRAAVEAGSFAAMRRAAFVSGDPRECAKLERLLEICAEARANGAKVVVFSWFREVLDVVHAALAPTTPTFGPLTGSTTPAARQRLVDDFTASPEPAVLVAQVRAGGVGLNIQAASVVVLCEPQVSPALEAQAIARAHRMGQVRAVRVHRLLVEDTVDQRLLETLETKRGVFDAYVRESELTEAAAAAVDVSAPHLARAIIADEQARLAARRPDAIAT; encoded by the coding sequence GTGACCATCGAGACGCGCGACTGGCCAGGTGCGGTCGACCGACCGCGGCCACCCCGCCGCGCCGAGGTCGCCGCGCTGCTCGCCGACGCGCACACCGAGGCGGCCCGGGCCACGGCGCTCGTCGGGCACGTCGACGACGCCCGCGCCGCCGTCGTGGGGGCGTTCGAGGCGATGCGCGCCCGCCGCGCCGAGGCGGACCTCGCGCGCGTCGGCGTCGAGCGCGTGCGGGACGTGACCGAGGGGCGGCTCTCGCTCGACGGGCTCGCCGCCCACGGGCTCCGCACCGTCGCGGACGTGCTGCGCGTGGGCACGCACGGCCTGCAGGCCGTGCCGGGCATCGGCCCGCAGTCCGCCGCGCGGATCGTCGCCGCGGCGGACCAGATCGCCCGCGCGGCGCGCGAGAGCGTGCAGCTGCGCATCGACGTCGACCCGTCCGACCGCCTCGCGACCGAGCTGCTGCGCGCGGTCCGCCGGTGGGAGGAGCTCGTCGCGGACGAGGCGCTCGTCCCGCGGTTGCGGGCCTTCGCGGCGGACGTCGCGCGCGAGGCGGCGGTCGCCGCACCGGCCGCAGCGGGGTCGTGGCGGCGGCTGTTCATGGGCGGAGCCCGCAAGGCAGCGGCCGACGAGGCCGTCGCCCGGGTCTCCGGGCTCGTCGCCTGGGCGAGGGAGACGGGGCTCGAGCGCACGGCCGCACGGGTCGCCGACGCGACGCGGCACGTGGTGCCACCACCCGCGCTGTGGGCGGACTTCGAGCGGCGCTCCGCCACGTACTACGCGCTGCTCGCACCGCTCGTCGACCTGCGCGAGGACGTCGCCGCGGCCACCGGGTTCCTGCCCTCGCAGATCGTCGAGCGCATCGAGGCGCAGCGCCTCGACGAGTCGCTGCTGCACGCGTCCCTGCGCGGGTACCAGGCGTTCGGCGCGCGGTTCGCGCTCGTGCAGCGGCGCGTGATCATCGGCGACGAGATGGGCCTGGGCAAGACCGTGCAGGCGATCGCCGCCGCGGCGCACCTCGTCGCGGGCGGTGCCACGCACGTGCTCGTCGTCGCGCCCGCGTCCGTGGTCCACAGCTGGGTGCGCGAGCTCGCCACGCACAGCGCGCTGACGGCGCTCCTGCTGCACGGCGACCAGCGCGACGCGGCCGCGGCGCACTGGCTCGCGCACGGCGGCGTCGCCGTCACGACGTTCAGCACGCTGCGCCGGCTCACGCTCGACGACGCGGCACCCGCCCTGCTCGTCGTCGACGAGGCGCACTTCGTGAAGAACCCCGACGCCAAGCGCAGCCGGGCGGTCGCGCGCCTCGCCGAGCGGTCGCAGCGCGTGCTGTTCCTCACCGGGACGCCCATGGAGCACACGGTCGACGAGTTCTGCGCGCTCGTGCGCTACCTGCAGCCCGAGCTCGCGGACACGATCGACCCGGCCGCAGGCGTCGCCGGCGCGGACGCGTTCCGGTCCGCCGTCGCGCCCGTCTACCTGCGCCGCAACCTCGACGACGTGCTGGGCGAGCTGCCCCCGCTCGTCCAGGTCGACGAGTGGGAGGAGCTCGGCGCGGTCGACGGCGCCGCCTACCGCGCCGCGGTCGAGGCGGGGAGCTTCGCGGCGATGCGCCGCGCCGCGTTCGTCTCCGGCGACCCCCGCGAGTGCGCGAAGCTCGAGCGCCTGCTGGAGATCTGCGCCGAGGCCCGCGCGAACGGCGCCAAGGTCGTCGTGTTCTCGTGGTTCCGCGAGGTCCTCGACGTCGTGCACGCCGCACTGGCGCCCACGACACCGACGTTCGGGCCGCTCACCGGCTCCACGACCCCGGCCGCGCGCCAGCGGCTCGTCGACGACTTCACCGCCTCGCCCGAGCCCGCGGTGCTGGTCGCCCAGGTCCGGGCCGGCGGCGTCGGCCTCAACATCCAGGCCGCGTCCGTCGTCGTGCTGTGCGAGCCGCAGGTCTCCCCCGCGCTCGAGGCCCAGGCCATCGCGCGCGCCCACCGCATGGGCCAGGTCCGCGCGGTGCGCGTGCACCGCCTGCTCGTCGAGGACACCGTCGACCAGCGCCTGCTCGAGACCCTGGAGACCAAGCGCGGCGTGTTCGACGCGTACGTGCGCGAGTCCGAGCTCACCGAGGCCGCCGCCGCGGCCGTCGACGTCTCCGCCCCGCACCTGGCCCGCGCGATCATCGCCGACGAGCAGGCCCGCCTCGCGGCCCGTCGTCCGGACGCGATCGCCACCTGA
- a CDS encoding holo-ACP synthase, with protein MIVGVGIDVVDVARFVATLHRVPALRERLFTPDERVMPETSLAARFAAKEAIAKALGAPPGMSWQDATVRRVVGAQPVVEVTGTVLARAAELGVTRWHLSISHDAGIASAMVVAERD; from the coding sequence GTGATCGTCGGGGTCGGCATCGACGTCGTCGACGTCGCGCGGTTCGTCGCGACCCTGCACCGCGTCCCGGCGCTGCGTGAAAGGCTGTTCACGCCCGACGAGCGCGTCATGCCCGAGACGTCGCTCGCGGCGCGGTTCGCCGCGAAGGAGGCCATCGCCAAGGCCCTCGGCGCGCCGCCGGGGATGTCCTGGCAGGACGCGACCGTGCGCCGCGTCGTCGGCGCGCAGCCGGTCGTCGAGGTGACCGGCACGGTGCTCGCCCGGGCCGCCGAGCTCGGCGTCACCCGCTGGCACCTGTCGATCTCCCACGACGCGGGCATCGCCTCGGCGATGGTCGTCGCGGAGCGTGACTAG